TGCCAGATTGGCAGCGGTAAGGAACACACTAGGCATAAAAGCGAGTATGCTTATGATGGTATTGAAAAGAATACTAAGTAGGATAGCAAACGGTCCTACTGCTGAAAACCATTCTAGTACTTGATCTTTCCACATGGTAAAGTACCTCTTCTGAAGTTATTTTAAAATTATAAATTCAATTTCTTTACATACCGTATAGGGGTATGTTACGTTATACGAGATAGGAGGTCAAGAACGATGGAAAACCTTCCAGTTGAAACTTTAAATGAAGAGTGTTGCCATACAGACAAAGGTGAGCGTAAAAGTCACCATTCTGAAGAGCAGAAGAAGGCGTTGATCTCACGCTTGAACCGTATTGAAGGTCAGGTGCGAGGGGTTAAACGTTTGATTGAAGAGGACACCTATTGTGATGATGTGCTCACTCAAATCTCTGCAGTACAGTCTGCGCTAAATGGACTTGGGAAAATGCTTTTAGAGGGACATATGAAATCCTGTATCGTGGAAAGAATTCAAGATGGCGATACAGAAGTGATAGATGAACTATTAGTAACAGTTAAAAGACTGATGAAATAAGGGGAGATAAAAATGGAACAAGTAACATTAAAAGTAAATGGTATGAGTTGCGGTCATTGTGTTAAAGCGGTGGAAGGAAGCGTTGGGGAACTTGAAGGCGTGAATTCCGTTAAGGTGGATCTTGCATCCGGAACGGTAGCAGTAGAATACAAAAGCGAGCAAGTAACAGTAGATAAAATTAAGGAAACAATCGACGAAGAAGGTTATGAAGTAGCATAATCAACCTAAGTCAGATACGTGCTTTTCTTACGAGAACAGCACGTTTTATTTGCAAAATAATATACCCCCTATAGGTATAAAGGAGGTCAGCATGATGAGCGATCAGAAGAAAATAGAAACCAGATTACAGATAACGGGAATGACTTGTGCGGCTTGTTCCACAAGGGTTGAAAGAGGATTGAACAAACTGGCTGGAGTGGATACGGCCAATGTGAACCTTGCCCTTGAAAACGCATCTGTCACCTATGACCCGGAACAGGTATCTGAAAAAGAAATAGAGAAAATGATTCAGGACCTTGGCTATGATGTCGTGAAAGAAAAAGCAGAATTCCTTATCACCGGAATGACGTGTGCGGCATGTTCGAGCCGAATCGAAAAGGTGCTCGGAAAAATGGAAGGCGTTAATTCTGCCAATATAAATCTTGCTTTAGAAAGCGGAACCGTGGAATATAATCCTTCCAAACTAAAGCCATCTGACATCATTGCCCGCATTGAAAAAGCGGGTTACGGTGCTACGGAAAAAGTAGAAAAAAGCGAAAGCGCCGAGAACTTCCGTCAAAAGGAATTAGAAAAGCAACAAGGCAAGTTTGTTTTCTCGTTAATCCTAACAATCCCGTTGCTTTGGGCAATGGTGAGTCACTTCTCCATTACTTCTTTTATTTATCTGCCTGATATGCTGATGAACCCATGGGTGCAGCTCGCACTTGCAACCCCTGTTCAATTTTTCATTGGCTGGCAATTCTACACAGGTGCATACAAAGCGCTGAAAAATAAAAGCGCGAATATGGACGTATTGGTGGCACTCGGAACAACTGCAGCGTATGTGTACAGCTTGTATTTATCGATTGAATCAATCGGTTCAGGTGCGCATATGGTCGAGCTGTATTTTGAAACAAGTGCAGTCATTATCACCCTAATTATTTTAGGAAAGCTTTTTGAAGTGAGAGCGAAGGGGCGCTCTTCCGAAGCAATCAAGAAATTGATGGGCCTACAGGCAAAAACGGCCCTTGTTTTACGAGATGGAAAAGAAATAGAAATCCCATTGGATGAGGTCCTGGTAGGAGATATCGTTTCTGTTAAGCCGGGGGAGAAAGTTCCTGTTGATGGCGAAATTGTCGAAGGGCAATCAGCGGTGGATGAGTCCATGCTGACTGGAGAAAGCATTCCTGTCGATAAAAAATCAGGAGATTCTGTCTATGGTTCTACTATAAATAAGAACGGCTTTTTGAAAATGAAAGCAACAAAAGTCGGAAAAGAAACAGCCCTTGCTCAAATCATCCGGATTGTAGAGCAGGCACAAGGCTCCAAAGCACCGATTCAGCGCCTGGCAGATAAAATTTCCGGCATCTTCGTTCCAATCGTTGTCGGAATCGCGGTCCTTACTTTCTTAGTTTGGTATTTTATCGTCGATCCAGGAAACTTCGCGCAAGCATTGGTGAACTTGATTGCGGTTCTGGTTATTGCTTGCCCGTGTGCACTTGGACTTGCAACGCCAACATCTATCATGGCGGGATCCGGCCGGGCAGCCGAACTCGGTATCCTTTTTAAAGGCGGCGAGCACCTAGAGCAGACGCACCGCATTACAACTGTTGTGCTGGACAAAACAGGTACGGTAACAAATGGAGCACCTGTGCTAACCGATGTAAAGCTTGAAGCTGGTGAGGATGAAGCGGCAATCCTTGCAATGGTAGGAGCAGCGGAGAAACAATCCGAACATCCATTGGCGCAAGCGATTGTGGAAGGAATCCAAGCAAAAGGGATCGAGTTTGGCTCTGTGGGGTCATTTGAAGCAATACCCGGCTATGGTATCGAAGCGGTCGTAGGAGAAGACACAGTGGTGGTTGGTACGCGTAAATTAATGAACAAGCACCATGTCGCTGCCGAGCACGCAGAAGAAGTGGTCCGTGAGCTTGAAACGAATGGAAAAACGGCTATGCTCATTGCGGTGAATGGAGAATACAAAGGCATCATCGCGGTTGCAGACACCATAAAGGATACTTCTAAACAAGCAGTAAAACGGTTAAAGGATATGGGGCTGGAAGTTGTCATGATGACAGGCGATAACGAACGGACAGCAAAAGCCATTGCTCACCATGCCGGAATCGATCAAGTCATTGCCGAAGTACTTCCGGAACAAAAAGCGGAAGAAGTAGCAAAGCTTCAAAAGCAAGGCAAGAAAGTGGCAATGGTCGGCGACGGCATCAATGACGCCCCAGCCTTGGTAACAGCGGATATCGGGATGGCAATCGGAACCGGCACAGATGTCGCGATGGAAGCAGCAGACATCACGTTAATGCGCGGTGACCTAAACAGCATAGCCGATGCCATCATCATGAGTAAAAAGACCATTACTAACATCAAACAAAATCTATTCTGGGCATTTGCCTATAACTCCATGGGGATTCCAATTGCGGCTTTAGGCTTCTTGGCGCCGTGGGTGGCAGGAGCAGCAATGGCATTCAGCTCGGTGTCCGTTGTATTGAATGCACTCAGATTGCAAAAAGTGAAACTT
This window of the Sutcliffiella horikoshii genome carries:
- a CDS encoding heavy metal translocating P-type ATPase, translated to MSDQKKIETRLQITGMTCAACSTRVERGLNKLAGVDTANVNLALENASVTYDPEQVSEKEIEKMIQDLGYDVVKEKAEFLITGMTCAACSSRIEKVLGKMEGVNSANINLALESGTVEYNPSKLKPSDIIARIEKAGYGATEKVEKSESAENFRQKELEKQQGKFVFSLILTIPLLWAMVSHFSITSFIYLPDMLMNPWVQLALATPVQFFIGWQFYTGAYKALKNKSANMDVLVALGTTAAYVYSLYLSIESIGSGAHMVELYFETSAVIITLIILGKLFEVRAKGRSSEAIKKLMGLQAKTALVLRDGKEIEIPLDEVLVGDIVSVKPGEKVPVDGEIVEGQSAVDESMLTGESIPVDKKSGDSVYGSTINKNGFLKMKATKVGKETALAQIIRIVEQAQGSKAPIQRLADKISGIFVPIVVGIAVLTFLVWYFIVDPGNFAQALVNLIAVLVIACPCALGLATPTSIMAGSGRAAELGILFKGGEHLEQTHRITTVVLDKTGTVTNGAPVLTDVKLEAGEDEAAILAMVGAAEKQSEHPLAQAIVEGIQAKGIEFGSVGSFEAIPGYGIEAVVGEDTVVVGTRKLMNKHHVAAEHAEEVVRELETNGKTAMLIAVNGEYKGIIAVADTIKDTSKQAVKRLKDMGLEVVMMTGDNERTAKAIAHHAGIDQVIAEVLPEQKAEEVAKLQKQGKKVAMVGDGINDAPALVTADIGMAIGTGTDVAMEAADITLMRGDLNSIADAIIMSKKTITNIKQNLFWAFAYNSMGIPIAALGFLAPWVAGAAMAFSSVSVVLNALRLQKVKL
- a CDS encoding metal-sensitive transcriptional regulator, which encodes MENLPVETLNEECCHTDKGERKSHHSEEQKKALISRLNRIEGQVRGVKRLIEEDTYCDDVLTQISAVQSALNGLGKMLLEGHMKSCIVERIQDGDTEVIDELLVTVKRLMK
- the copZ gene encoding copper chaperone CopZ translates to MEQVTLKVNGMSCGHCVKAVEGSVGELEGVNSVKVDLASGTVAVEYKSEQVTVDKIKETIDEEGYEVA